The Methanobacteriaceae archaeon genome has a window encoding:
- a CDS encoding Mur ligase family protein, translating into MNKNKTFGIIGVCGANGNLIARILKQRGYNVIGNDLSSKEDCRFAKALEGYDIEVFYGEAPEEFFEKADYIIPPASLPKDAAIFKKFDKPIFELYDVIEKLKSEKPVFGITGTNGKTTTTTLLKKIAYDNGIKPCEHDLEGMQGNAEFIPILQSRLDGDVGILEVGTFGIPGTIGRIVRDTGMSGGLITNITPDHLNDLGSFKDYANVKGEFISELDFGQLIVNGQDPTIMGLIRDMDFKGEVITFGVDELPESVGMKECVCGNEIAVKEIISGCGYYFCKCGLTTPQVDYIATNIDLKNRTFDLHTPSEKLTVKMNVDGLHNVYNITGVIIAAHKFLNLPYDKILPSIASFSGVSGRMEEVATVDGKTIFVDYAHNPAGVETVLKEFKKLYGDFTTVITVSSESGKVGDTGIFNSVLKYSKFIVPASVSSQIAAFEQLKENSELNDRIFLNHISDFEKTGTLGASEEEVKDGIKKALNLDCDVVVAIGEAATKFKNVIFEL; encoded by the coding sequence ATGAATAAAAATAAAACCTTCGGAATTATTGGTGTTTGTGGAGCAAACGGAAATTTAATAGCAAGAATTCTCAAACAAAGAGGATATAATGTAATTGGAAATGACTTGTCCTCTAAAGAGGATTGCCGGTTTGCTAAAGCACTAGAAGGTTATGATATTGAAGTATTCTATGGAGAAGCTCCTGAGGAATTTTTTGAAAAAGCAGATTATATAATTCCTCCGGCAAGCCTACCTAAAGATGCTGCAATATTTAAAAAATTCGATAAACCTATTTTTGAATTATATGACGTTATTGAAAAACTCAAGTCCGAAAAACCGGTTTTTGGAATTACTGGTACTAACGGTAAAACAACAACCACAACTTTACTTAAAAAAATAGCTTATGATAATGGAATTAAACCATGTGAACATGATTTGGAAGGAATGCAGGGTAATGCAGAGTTTATTCCAATTCTTCAATCAAGATTAGATGGGGATGTTGGAATACTTGAAGTTGGAACATTTGGTATTCCAGGAACTATTGGAAGAATAGTTAGAGATACTGGAATGTCTGGCGGTTTAATTACAAATATTACTCCAGATCACTTAAATGACCTTGGAAGTTTCAAGGATTATGCTAATGTTAAAGGAGAATTTATCTCTGAGTTAGATTTTGGCCAGTTAATTGTAAACGGACAAGATCCTACAATTATGGGTCTTATAAGAGATATGGACTTTAAAGGTGAAGTAATCACATTTGGTGTTGACGAACTTCCCGAGTCTGTTGGAATGAAAGAATGTGTATGTGGCAATGAAATAGCTGTTAAAGAAATAATTTCAGGCTGTGGATACTACTTTTGTAAATGTGGCCTAACAACTCCACAGGTCGACTATATTGCAACAAACATTGATCTTAAAAACAGAACCTTTGATTTACACACACCAAGTGAAAAATTAACAGTCAAAATGAACGTTGATGGACTTCACAATGTATATAATATTACTGGAGTCATTATTGCAGCTCATAAATTCCTTAATTTACCATATGATAAAATTTTACCTTCAATTGCAAGTTTTTCAGGTGTAAGCGGAAGAATGGAAGAAGTTGCAACTGTTGATGGTAAAACAATATTTGTTGACTATGCTCACAATCCCGCAGGAGTTGAAACAGTTTTAAAAGAATTTAAAAAGTTATATGGTGATTTTACAACTGTAATTACTGTTTCATCAGAATCTGGAAAAGTTGGAGATACAGGCATTTTCAACAGTGTTTTAAAATATTCAAAATTCATCGTGCCAGCATCTGTTTCATCACAAATTGCTGCATTTGAACAGCTTAAAGAAAACTCTGAATTAAATGACAGAATATTCTTAAACCATATTAGCGATTTTGAAAAAACTGGAACTTTAGGGGCTTCTGAAGAAGAAGTTAAAGACGGTATTAAAAAAGCTTTAAACCTTGATTGTGATGTAGTAGTCGCAATTGGTGAAGCTGCAACTAAATTCAAAAATGTTATTTTTGAATTATAA